The Misgurnus anguillicaudatus chromosome 12, ASM2758022v2, whole genome shotgun sequence region ACTACTATAAACACAGACCTCCATCCGAACGTGTCTGAAGCTCAGCCTATGACAACACAAACCAGTGCCTGACATTATATGCATGATTTACAGTTACGCAAAACAGGCCGAGTTCACAAAGGACATCTCACTGTTCATCTTGAGATCAACAGCGTCTAGCCTCGAGTTCACTACACTGTTTCGTGTTTCCATTATCATTCAACATGCATGCAGCTGGGGTCCTGTTCAGCACCGTTTGAAGTTTTCTTATATAGCACCATTTTCTTAATATGGATTATAAAGTTTGTTAGGACCCAACTGTCGGCATGCACGAACTTCATATTTAAAACGTCATATTTCTTCAGATACGTATCCTACATGATTCAacctttaaaaagcattacaaGGCAAAGAAGGAATAATCATACTGTACCATACATGTTAAACAGAAACTAATACAGTACTCACATTAAAGAAAGTGCTACTAGACACAACCGTTTCTTCTTGTTTTTGAGTtgtagtattattattttccaaGGGTCTACAGGAGGACACACTAATGTTAAATACATTATCGAAAAATACACCAAAACATTACTTTTCATCTTTTGAAATCATTGAACGAACACCGACACTTCTTAACTCCAACTGCAGCTCATCAACACAAAAGATAAAAATGTTCAGAATAATCTGTTCTTTTCAACATCACATTACCCACACGACTATCAACATCGAGATATAGAAAGAGCTTTATGTATCTACCATCTCACTTTTTACCAGCAACCCGAATAGAAAAATTTTATTCGATGATTTGTGAGCTCATGTTGGATGATCATTTTTTCAATCATGTGTAAAATAAATGGTTGTTTCGGGAATGAAAGCAAATAAACTTAAATGAAAACATAAGCTCATCATCATTACAGTCCAAATGTAAAGAATTTAAGGCCCATGGGTATGCATAACTAACTAGATATAGCTGCATGTTTAACAGATATTCCCAATAATTTGTTTAAAAGAATTTAGCCTGAATGAGTAATTGTGTAcattaacaacaaaataaaatgtatataccgCCATAAAAAAACAAGAACATTATATGAACACTGCTCTCTTCTGGTCATGCATTGCACATACATGTATAACAAGCAAAATGTTCACCGTTTTGTCTTTGTTAAGGGAATAAACCTGTACTAGGACATTTAAAGTGCACACGGTTCATTCGTTGCAAATGTTCACTGTTTCGTAGATAAACGAGGGCAAATGTTTGCTTCGATGGCCTCTGCAGGACAGAAGCTCAAAAGCAATGAGAAATAAAACAACTCGCTCGAACCATTCAACAATATACAGTTGATCAAAGAAAACGCAGACAGTCTCTCGTACAGTAGCAGCCCTTGTTGTAAAATCTGCTGTCTTGTCACGCAGACAAAACTCTTGGTCTCTGTGATGCTCCGCATTGCACTAAACAACTAAACCTGTGCAATGAGCGAACAGATGAAGAGACTTCTGACGTCTAGAGATGTATGGAGCGCATGATTGTCATTACTATCATATGGGTCAGAGATGAATTTCGAAGCAGGTGTAGCAGCTGAAAGTGCTGTTGAAATAAAGTGCTTTCCTGTGGGAGGAGTCTGCATCTTAAACTGACCCATAAAAACCTACCCATAATTCTCTGTTAGATTCTGCTTAAAGATAAACGCTATCACGCACACACGCAACACACTTTCAAACAGATAAGAGATGTAGCTGTTGATAGCTGAAATCTATAGGAATCAGTATGAAGTGCCGGATTGCTTTTTTGTCAGCTGGACAATAATTGCACATGTGAACATGCCTATAGACAGCACTACAGTACAAGAGAAACACTTTGATAAAGGcttcaaattaaaataaatatatcattttagTTGTGCTTCAATGAGAAACAACATGCCTCTAATATGCTACAACCCCAGATGAAAGGCTTTCTAAAGGCAACTAGTTAACATTTGCTGTATACTAGTGTATTGAACGAAGTATGCTGTGCAAGAATTTATACTTGCATACCATAAAGTAATATTCCCACAAGAAAGTGTAACCCTCTCTAAACTTCATTATAGCTTTAAATAAACTGGGGACATCTGGGAATGAGGCAGTTTGTGGGTCATTTGTAGACAATTAATCATTTAcaaattttaataattattacgTATAATAATATATACCTATGATAATGTAATTTTCAACATGGGTATTGTTTTGAGTGGAATTAAGTGCATTTCAAGTTTGGAGTTCTGTGTAAATCTAATGCTTTCTTAATCTCACACAAATAGAGATTAAAACCAAAATCTAAAAACTGTCATTAGGCTGCATTTTCAGATGAACATAACTTTACAGCCTGTTCATGCTAAAAGCAAACAGTACTACAATAATGGCTGTGTTTGTGTCGCTTTTGCACACTTCTCATTTAAAGCCACCGGAAATAATGGGAAAATATTGCTAAATATTGCACATACTGTATGACGATCGCTGgagtgagatgagaaacatgcTATTATTATTTAAAGCCATGTTTAAAAGTGGAAACATGTGTCCATCTCCAATTATATCCAATTAAaacatataattttatatatacactCTTGAACCTGTTGGGGTagatattttcaacccagcattgggtcaaaccCAGCCGCTGGGTGAAATTaactcaaaaaatatttatatttaacccaaaaatgtgttaaaacaacaacccagcattttgggatAAATTACAACCCAGGTTGGGTTTGTTGCTTTGTgaaccaatgctgggttaaaaataacccagcatttttcgAGTGAAttaatgcactttttggtttctAAATTCAGATGGGGAAAACGTGTTTTTGTGCGTACTTTGATCATGTGAGGTGAAGTCAAATGTCATGCTGTAAGCTGATCATTTATAGCTGCACACTGCTTTTAAAAAACTGCAGTCGTCTGCAAGGTATTTGGGGCTTCAAGTATCAGAAAACTATAAATTTCATTAAGCTAAACATTATTCATTATCGTGCACTGTACGTGGAATTTAATTATTactagaaaatgttttactctGACATCTTTGACAACTACTGGCTTTCTTAACCCTCTTGTTATTGACAGAGAAAGGACTCTTATCATATATTTATCATTCTCTTTAGAAATAGATGATGATTTGATTCTACATAATAACAGTACGTTACATTACTTTGATACTGTAACAAACTAGTCGATTTAAAGAGAACAAGTCCTACAcacgcgcgcacgcacacacacacgcacgcacgcacacacactagACCCACTGCAGGTTCATGACTgcaaagtgctcaacctgtaaTCCAGTAAAGAGATGAAGGGCTTGTATATTGAACAGTGTGTTTTCAATGAAATGAGCTGCAGTGATGACGGTGATGAAGATGTAGACTCATTAGCAGAGGTTAGAGAGGTACACTGTTAATAGCACTATAAAGCACTGAAGTCACGTGTCAATCCTCCTGCTCGTCCGTGTCTGTCCTCTTCTCTTTATGACAGCTGAAGATGTGTCGCATCTCCTCCTCGTACCTCATAAAGTTCTCGCCGAACCGAGACCAGGCCTTCAGAGGCACGGTGATGGTGTTCCGGTAGGGTTGCCGGACCTCGCTGATCTTTAGAAAGACGCCGAAGCGGTTCGAACCCACGTCGAAATAAAAGCGTTTGTTGTCGACGCGGAACGACGCGGCCTCGGGCAGCTCGGGTGACTCGTCGTGGTTCCGCGCGGCCCGGTCGGTCTCGTCGTCGCCGTAGTCGTCGATGAGTTGAGACAGCGCGTCTCTGAACTCGATGAGCCCTTGCGCGGGCAGCACGATGGTCTGCTCGATGCCCTGACCGTAGTATCCCATAGTGCCGTGTCCTCTAGCGACGGTCTGCCGGATGCGCAGGAACCGGCCGCGCTGGTTCTCCTTCAGGTCCAGATAGTACTTCCTGTTGTCTCTCTCGATAAACTCGCTCTTCAGGACCCGGTGGGTCTGCTCTTCGGACGCCGCGGAGCCGCTCGGTGACGCCGGGTGACCAGACGCTCTCTTGCGCCCGTTGCTCTGCTCATCCGGCCGCGGCGGCGCCGCCGCGCATCCCCGGAGTCCGACGTGCGCGTAATAATCGATAAAATCTCCCAGACAGTAGCGCAGATCCGGCGCCATCGACATGGACAGGGTGAGTTTGCTTTTCCGTATGTTGTCGTGTCTGCCTCGGCCGATCCAAACCTCGGCGATCTTTAGGAATCGGCCGCGCGCGCTCTGCTTCACGTCCAGGTAGAAGCGCTTTTTCTGGATGTCCACGCGTTTGGACGCAAGCTCCTGTATGTCTGACGCTTTGCCGCTCGCGTACGGTTGCGGGTATCCCGATGTCATCCTGCCCCTGTCTCTATCTGTTCCCGTCCGTTGACTGTCGGCCATCACCGTTCACAGCGATCCGCGCTTCATCTCCGCTCTCCGCGCACCGGGCGCGCGCTGGTATTACTGACCTGAAAACGGCAGCGGCGGCTCATCGACTCCCTTTGTCCTCACGAAAGGTCACGCGAAGCGCAGAGGCGCGCACATTTTGCACCGTATTTTAAAAGCGCTTGTATTTCGTCTCACCATCTATCTGACACTTATTCCTACcagctggagagagagagagcgagcgagcgagcgagagagatagagagagaaaatgAACTCAATGACCCACCCCCTCCCTCCAGCACACTCTTCGGTGCTCGCATACTGCTCTTGCCTACTAACACCCGTAGTGCGCTGCTAAGTACGACAGATTCACGCCTTATTGATGATATTTACGATCTAGTCTAGTTACGACGTTACGTGTCTTGCTTATTGCTTTGATTTTCTTTTTATCACTACAGACGAAATGCACagcaaatgtgtgtgtttttttgtgttttatagaGAACGATGGAAGACAATGGTGGAAAATGTAGATACTTTTGTAGCTCAGATCTGTCAGTTGATAGGCTAAATTTTAACATCAGGCCCGGCGCCACGGAGGGCAAAGGGGGGCATGGCCCCCCcaaaataattatacatttaGTTAATAACgtgtataatttaatttattcaaTGGTTGCAACTAATATCAGGCGAATGGCTTTAGtgtgcaaataaaaaatgagctAGCCTACATGAAGGCGCAGTACAATTCAGTGACCTAGGTGGCGCTTCCTTGATGTTTCAGCCCGCAAGGTTCCAAACATTTGTTTCGTAAATGCAACTCACACAAGCCAGTAATGTCGCTGTCACTATCATCCTTAAAGTGAACATAAATCCAGTTTA contains the following coding sequences:
- the purg gene encoding purine-rich element-binding protein gamma, with amino-acid sequence MADSQRTGTDRDRGRMTSGYPQPYASGKASDIQELASKRVDIQKKRFYLDVKQSARGRFLKIAEVWIGRGRHDNIRKSKLTLSMSMAPDLRYCLGDFIDYYAHVGLRGCAAAPPRPDEQSNGRKRASGHPASPSGSAASEEQTHRVLKSEFIERDNRKYYLDLKENQRGRFLRIRQTVARGHGTMGYYGQGIEQTIVLPAQGLIEFRDALSQLIDDYGDDETDRAARNHDESPELPEAASFRVDNKRFYFDVGSNRFGVFLKISEVRQPYRNTITVPLKAWSRFGENFMRYEEEMRHIFSCHKEKRTDTDEQED